A region of Piscinibacter gummiphilus DNA encodes the following proteins:
- a CDS encoding histone deacetylase family protein has product MLAFHTDQFRLPLPPGHRFPQEKYRRLRERVVAEVPGIELEVAPAATDGELALAHTPDYVTDVAEGRLDDARQREIGFPWSPEMVERSRRSVGATIAAARVALTQGVAANLAGGTHHASASKGGGFCVFNDIAVASRLMQAEWHRHHRQLLRVAVIDLDVHQGNGTAAIFRDDPTVFTLSLHGEHNFPFRKEPGDLDVPLPDGCTDDPYLEALEGALAQLWHRHETRLPGLVIYLAGADAHEGDRLGRLKLTTAGMAERDRRVFAATRERRIPTVLTMGGGYGRVIDDTVAVQIGTLREAVRSHRLW; this is encoded by the coding sequence ATGCTGGCTTTCCACACCGATCAGTTCCGCCTTCCGCTGCCCCCGGGCCACCGCTTTCCCCAGGAGAAGTACCGCCGCCTGCGCGAACGGGTGGTCGCCGAGGTGCCCGGCATCGAACTGGAGGTGGCGCCCGCGGCCACCGACGGTGAACTGGCGCTGGCCCACACGCCCGACTACGTGACCGACGTGGCCGAGGGCCGGCTCGACGACGCGCGCCAGCGCGAGATCGGTTTCCCATGGTCGCCCGAGATGGTGGAGCGCTCGCGCCGTTCCGTCGGGGCCACCATCGCGGCGGCCCGCGTGGCGCTGACGCAGGGCGTGGCGGCCAACCTCGCGGGCGGCACCCACCACGCGAGCGCGTCGAAGGGTGGGGGCTTCTGCGTCTTCAACGACATCGCGGTGGCCTCGCGCCTGATGCAGGCCGAATGGCACCGGCACCACCGGCAGCTGCTGCGTGTCGCGGTGATCGACCTCGACGTGCACCAGGGCAACGGCACGGCCGCCATCTTCCGAGACGACCCCACGGTGTTCACGCTGTCGCTGCACGGCGAACACAACTTCCCGTTCCGCAAGGAACCGGGCGACCTCGACGTGCCGCTGCCCGACGGCTGCACCGACGACCCGTACCTCGAGGCCCTCGAGGGCGCACTCGCGCAACTGTGGCACCGTCACGAGACCAGGCTTCCGGGCCTCGTGATCTACCTCGCCGGGGCCGATGCCCACGAGGGCGACCGCCTCGGGCGCCTGAAGCTCACCACCGCGGGCATGGCCGAACGCGACCGCCGCGTGTTCGCGGCGACGCGCGAGCGGCGCATTCCCACGGTGCTGACGATGGGGGGCGGCTACGGCCGGGTGATCGACGACACGGTGGCCGTGCAGATCGGCACCTTGCGCGAGGCGGTGCGCAGCCACCGCCTGTGGTGA
- the phhA gene encoding phenylalanine 4-monooxygenase, producing the protein MKRQLDALAKHGLAAGDAVRPQRADWTIDQGWADYTAADHTTWRTLFERQRRLLPGRACDEFLQGMRDLPIAADRIPDFLELSDVLKGRTGWQVVAVPGLVPDEVFFDHLANRRFPAGNFIRRPDQLDYLEEPDVFHDVFGHVPMLVNPVIADYLQAYGEGGLRAQRLGTLAQLARVYWYTIEFGLLRQADGLRLYGAGIASSFSETTFSLDDPSPNRVRFDLERVMRTQYRIDDFQETYFVIDGFEQLLELARIDFGPLYDHVRGQPEFAPGDVLPDDTVLHRGTGRHHQPG; encoded by the coding sequence ATGAAACGCCAACTGGACGCCCTCGCGAAACACGGGCTGGCCGCGGGCGACGCCGTCCGCCCGCAGCGGGCCGACTGGACCATCGACCAGGGGTGGGCCGACTACACCGCGGCCGACCACACCACCTGGCGCACGCTCTTCGAGCGCCAGCGCCGGCTGCTGCCGGGCCGCGCCTGCGACGAATTCCTGCAGGGCATGCGCGACCTGCCCATCGCCGCCGACCGCATCCCCGACTTCCTCGAACTCAGCGACGTGCTCAAGGGCCGCACCGGCTGGCAGGTGGTGGCCGTGCCGGGCCTCGTGCCCGACGAGGTGTTCTTCGACCACCTCGCGAACCGGCGTTTCCCCGCCGGCAACTTCATCCGCCGCCCCGACCAGCTCGACTACCTGGAAGAGCCCGACGTCTTCCACGACGTGTTCGGCCACGTGCCGATGCTGGTGAACCCGGTCATCGCCGACTACCTGCAGGCCTACGGCGAAGGGGGCCTGCGCGCGCAGCGCCTGGGCACCCTCGCGCAGCTGGCCCGCGTGTACTGGTACACCATCGAGTTCGGCCTGCTGCGCCAGGCCGACGGGCTGCGGCTGTACGGCGCGGGCATCGCCTCGTCGTTCAGCGAAACCACCTTCTCGCTCGACGACCCGTCGCCGAACCGCGTGCGCTTCGACCTCGAACGCGTCATGCGCACGCAGTACCGCATCGACGACTTCCAGGAAACCTACTTCGTGATCGACGGGTTCGAGCAGCTGCTGGAACTCGCCCGCATCGACTTCGGCCCGCTGTACGACCACGTGCGCGGCCAGCCCGAGTTCGCCCCCGGCGACGTGCTGCCGGACGACACCGTGCTCCACCGCGGCACCGGCCGCCACCACCAGCCAGGCTGA
- a CDS encoding LysE family translocator, translated as MDLATFGFFIPACFALNMAPGPNNLLSLGNATRHGFGTACLAGAGRLLAFGGMIALASAGLAAVLHTSELLFHAIKIAGALYLFWISWQLWRAPVDTAESAERPPASLVALARQEFLVAAGNPKAILIFTAFLPQFVDPAGDVAAQFTVLGASFLLLEVVAIAIYAWMGRHLRRWFASPRGKRVFNRTSAALLGGAGVGLLLARR; from the coding sequence ATGGACCTCGCCACCTTCGGATTTTTCATCCCCGCCTGCTTCGCACTCAACATGGCGCCGGGCCCGAACAACCTGCTGTCGCTCGGCAACGCCACCCGGCACGGGTTCGGCACCGCGTGCCTCGCCGGCGCCGGCCGCCTGCTCGCGTTCGGCGGGATGATCGCGCTGGCCTCGGCGGGCCTGGCCGCGGTGCTGCACACGTCGGAGCTGCTGTTCCATGCCATCAAGATCGCGGGGGCGCTGTACCTGTTCTGGATCTCGTGGCAGCTGTGGCGCGCGCCCGTCGACACGGCCGAATCGGCCGAACGCCCGCCCGCGAGCCTCGTGGCCCTCGCCCGCCAGGAGTTCCTCGTCGCCGCCGGCAATCCCAAGGCGATCTTGATCTTCACGGCCTTCCTGCCGCAGTTCGTGGACCCGGCGGGTGACGTCGCGGCGCAGTTCACGGTGCTGGGCGCCTCGTTCCTGCTGCTCGAAGTCGTGGCCATCGCGATCTACGCCTGGATGGGTCGCCACCTGCGCCGCTGGTTCGCGTCGCCGCGCGGCAAGCGTGTGTTCAATCGCACGAGTGCGGCGCTGCTGGGCGGCGCGGGCGTGGGGTTGCTCCTCGCCCGCCGCTGA
- a CDS encoding GGDEF domain-containing response regulator, which produces MIDPSNSLSILVVDDQPDVRVAMAAQLDAMGHRVFEAGDAHWGLELFHRHKPDLVLLDVMMPGHDGYWLAREIRAAEAGHWTPIIFLSAMDQAQDLSRGIEAGGDDYLVKPVSVVVLAAKLRAMIRLKGMQARLMSMSSDLREANERLQHLTEHDDLTGLVNRRGFDRLLHDEIGSARREQEPLTLVFCDLDHFKRYNDTLGHVEGDQCLRRVGKLLNDACHRPRDRAARYGGEEFALILPNTPKSGAMTFARALRRMLSTLALPHPASLVAPFVTLTGGITTCVPDATTTAEGMVTRADEALYAAKARGRDRFFSFEMQLDTVEQRAL; this is translated from the coding sequence GTGATCGACCCCTCCAACTCCCTGTCCATCCTCGTGGTGGACGACCAGCCCGACGTGCGCGTCGCCATGGCCGCCCAGCTCGACGCGATGGGCCACCGCGTGTTCGAAGCCGGGGACGCCCACTGGGGCCTGGAACTCTTCCACCGCCACAAGCCCGACCTCGTGCTGCTCGACGTGATGATGCCGGGCCACGATGGCTACTGGCTCGCCCGCGAGATCCGCGCGGCGGAGGCGGGACACTGGACGCCCATCATCTTCCTGTCCGCGATGGACCAGGCGCAGGACCTCTCGCGCGGCATCGAGGCCGGTGGCGACGACTACCTCGTCAAGCCGGTCTCGGTGGTGGTGCTGGCCGCGAAGCTGCGCGCGATGATCCGGCTCAAGGGCATGCAGGCGCGGCTCATGTCGATGTCGTCGGACCTGCGCGAGGCCAACGAACGCCTGCAGCACCTGACCGAACACGACGACCTCACCGGCCTCGTCAACCGCCGCGGCTTCGACCGCCTGCTGCACGACGAGATCGGCTCGGCCCGCCGCGAGCAGGAGCCGCTGACCCTCGTGTTCTGCGACCTCGACCATTTCAAGCGCTACAACGACACGCTGGGCCACGTGGAGGGCGACCAGTGCCTGCGCCGCGTGGGCAAGCTGCTCAACGACGCGTGCCACCGCCCGCGCGACCGCGCCGCCCGCTACGGCGGCGAGGAGTTCGCGCTGATCCTGCCGAACACGCCCAAGTCGGGCGCGATGACCTTCGCACGCGCCTTGCGCCGCATGCTGTCGACCCTGGCCCTGCCCCACCCCGCCTCGCTGGTGGCGCCCTTCGTGACCCTCACGGGCGGCATCACCACCTGCGTGCCCGACGCCACCACCACCGCCGAAGGCATGGTGACCCGGGCCGACGAGGCGCTGTACGCCGCGAAGGCCCGGGGGCGTGACCGCTTCTTCAGCTTCGAGATGCAGCTGGACACGGTCGAACAGCGCGCCCTCTAA
- a CDS encoding tripartite tricarboxylate transporter permease, with product MEIFSLLLQGLGVALQPGNLLFAGIGVILGTLVGILPGISPSLTVALLLPLTFKLDPTGSIIMFAGIYFGGMYGSSTTAILLNTPGEAASIATAIEGHKMARAGRGGPALATAAIGSFAAGTLATIGLAALAPWLVDLAVQFGPWDYFALMVLAFVTVSATFGTSVLRGMTSLVLGLVLGLVGIDKLTGQSRLAFGVPSLLDGVSITTLAVGLFAMGETLHTASRFKGVQESIEAVRGSLWMTLDDWKRSWKPWLRGFGLGFPIGALPAGGAEVPTLLSYTLERKLAKKPDQFGEGAIEGVAGPEAANNAAATGTLVPLLALGLPTSATAAMLLAGFQQYGLVPGPLLFVSNADLVWGLIASFFIGNLMLLVLNLPLVGLWVQLLKVPQPWLYAGILLFAAMGTLAANPSPVELVMLVVFGAMGYLMRCWDYPVAPMIVGLILGPMAENQFRRALQISLGDGLVFFKHPSSALLLALAVIALVAPLVFKGLRKFKGDDA from the coding sequence ATGGAAATCTTCTCGCTGCTCCTCCAGGGCCTCGGTGTCGCGCTGCAGCCGGGCAACCTGCTGTTCGCCGGCATCGGCGTCATCCTCGGCACGCTCGTGGGCATCCTGCCCGGCATCAGCCCGTCGCTCACGGTGGCGCTGCTGCTGCCGCTGACCTTCAAGCTCGACCCCACCGGGTCGATCATCATGTTCGCCGGCATCTACTTCGGCGGCATGTACGGCAGTTCCACCACGGCCATCCTGCTGAACACGCCGGGCGAGGCCGCGTCCATCGCCACCGCCATCGAGGGCCACAAGATGGCCCGCGCCGGGCGCGGCGGGCCCGCGCTGGCCACGGCCGCCATCGGCTCGTTCGCCGCGGGCACGCTCGCCACCATCGGCCTCGCGGCGCTCGCGCCGTGGCTCGTCGACCTGGCCGTGCAGTTCGGCCCGTGGGACTACTTCGCGCTGATGGTGCTGGCCTTCGTCACCGTGTCGGCCACGTTCGGCACCTCGGTGCTGCGCGGCATGACGAGCCTCGTGCTCGGGCTGGTGCTGGGCCTGGTCGGCATCGACAAGCTCACCGGCCAGTCGCGGCTCGCCTTCGGCGTGCCGTCGCTGCTGGACGGCGTGTCCATCACGACACTCGCCGTGGGCCTCTTCGCGATGGGCGAGACGCTGCACACCGCGTCGCGCTTCAAGGGTGTGCAGGAAAGCATCGAGGCCGTGCGCGGTTCGCTGTGGATGACCCTCGACGACTGGAAGCGCTCATGGAAGCCGTGGCTGCGCGGCTTCGGCCTCGGTTTCCCCATCGGCGCGTTGCCGGCGGGGGGCGCCGAGGTGCCCACGCTGCTGTCGTACACGCTCGAACGCAAGCTCGCGAAGAAGCCCGACCAGTTCGGCGAGGGTGCCATCGAGGGCGTGGCCGGACCGGAAGCCGCGAACAACGCGGCCGCCACCGGCACGCTGGTGCCGCTGCTGGCGCTGGGTCTGCCCACGTCGGCCACCGCGGCCATGCTGCTCGCCGGCTTCCAGCAGTACGGCCTTGTGCCGGGACCGCTGCTGTTCGTGTCGAACGCCGACCTCGTGTGGGGCCTGATCGCCAGCTTCTTCATCGGCAACCTGATGCTGCTGGTGCTGAACCTGCCGCTCGTGGGCCTGTGGGTGCAGTTGCTGAAGGTGCCGCAGCCGTGGCTCTACGCGGGCATCCTGCTGTTCGCCGCGATGGGCACGCTGGCCGCGAACCCGTCGCCGGTCGAGCTCGTCATGCTGGTGGTGTTCGGCGCGATGGGCTACCTGATGCGGTGCTGGGACTACCCCGTGGCGCCGATGATCGTGGGCCTGATCCTCGGGCCGATGGCGGAGAACCAGTTCCGCCGCGCGCTGCAGATCAGCCTGGGCGACGGCCTCGTGTTCTTCAAGCACCCGAGTTCGGCGCTGCTGCTGGCGCTGGCGGTCATCGCGCTGGTCGCGCCCCTGGTGTTCAAGGGGCTGCGCAAGTTCAAGGGTGACGACGCTTAG
- a CDS encoding tripartite tricarboxylate transporter TctB family protein has translation MSSGPGWRALAGVGAFLLALAVALLVDATNLPPPQAVGVGPTAAMRVVSVLLIVLSAGHFVAAWKARGVPFTPGEKANRVALAWVFGGLVGLIVWLQVGGGFILGATWLFAATATAFGQPLRIKAPLIGLVLALLVYAFFTQVLTLSLPAGPLERALFGG, from the coding sequence GTGTCCTCCGGCCCCGGCTGGCGCGCGCTGGCCGGCGTCGGGGCCTTCCTGCTCGCGCTCGCGGTGGCGCTGCTGGTCGACGCGACGAACCTGCCGCCGCCGCAAGCGGTGGGCGTGGGCCCCACCGCGGCGATGCGCGTGGTGTCGGTGCTGCTGATCGTCCTGTCGGCGGGGCACTTCGTGGCCGCGTGGAAGGCGCGCGGCGTGCCGTTCACGCCGGGCGAAAAGGCCAACCGCGTCGCGCTCGCGTGGGTGTTCGGGGGGCTCGTCGGCCTGATCGTGTGGCTGCAGGTCGGTGGGGGCTTCATCCTCGGCGCCACGTGGCTGTTCGCGGCCACCGCCACCGCGTTCGGCCAGCCTTTGCGCATCAAGGCCCCACTGATCGGGCTCGTGCTCGCGCTGCTGGTCTACGCGTTCTTCACGCAGGTGCTGACGCTGTCGCTGCCGGCCGGCCCGCTCGAACGCGCGCTGTTCGGCGGCTGA